From a region of the Corallococcus coralloides DSM 2259 genome:
- a CDS encoding Kelch repeat-containing protein has product MPQALAGDEITRVTVTLTASGVPSATTVLTKGTDGWSGTMYQVPAGTQRTFTAEAFAADGALRYRGVASDVTITAGATSIVAITLQALDVPGPFDNSAPCIDSLVASASTVLPGGTISLQATAHDPDASDSITYAWTAAEGTFGSPTLTSTTWTAPSTPGVYALTLTVTDSRGATATIRIDITVISKDGGTTAGTAEVSVTFNISPAVTRVTASRSPVPVGQSTTVTADVTDPDGDALTYQWAASCAGTWTDDTSNIASFTPTAVPAGDACGNCALTVTVKDPKGGQTQGTLRICVGDGASANVPPRIVLAHQSSASVVGDNTVTFRVLAEDGNGGALTFNWASSTGTLATPVSGFTSSEVSWKAPTCAPTGGNATVTATVTNAQGFSASQAFTVAVQNAPACTPPTTVARWDLTASLTQRRFGASLITLPSGKILVFGGTVSSNPILGTAELYDPATATWSSAGTMGTSHYNPAVTLLPSGKVMVTGGFASYPATTPLRAVEFYDPATNTWTAGPQMAYARGAHTTTLLPSGKVLAVGGVNSGDSVSNRVVELYDPATNNWVPVASPTHPRSSHRAVLLPSGKVLVVGGSLPAEIYDPSNNTWSIATGLTTRTFTDAFLQPSGKVVLVDGTLVATYDPVLNVQATLGHFTYERANSSLVQLNSGKLLLAGGNSTLGLTTEVFDLATGTSAFSTSMASNRYSMAATVLPNGKVLFIGGYDRDTPGSVSAVLVYTPASP; this is encoded by the coding sequence GTGCCCCAGGCGCTCGCGGGCGATGAGATCACCCGCGTGACCGTCACGCTGACGGCGTCCGGCGTGCCTTCCGCCACCACCGTGCTCACCAAGGGCACGGATGGATGGAGCGGCACCATGTACCAGGTTCCCGCTGGCACCCAGCGCACCTTCACCGCGGAGGCCTTCGCCGCGGACGGGGCCCTGCGCTACCGGGGCGTGGCCTCGGACGTCACCATCACCGCGGGCGCCACCTCCATCGTGGCCATCACCCTCCAGGCGCTGGATGTCCCGGGCCCCTTCGACAACTCGGCCCCGTGCATCGACTCGCTCGTGGCGTCCGCGAGCACCGTCCTCCCCGGGGGCACCATCTCCCTCCAGGCCACGGCGCATGATCCGGACGCGTCCGATTCCATCACGTACGCCTGGACGGCGGCGGAGGGCACCTTCGGCTCGCCCACGCTCACGTCGACGACCTGGACGGCCCCCTCGACCCCGGGCGTCTACGCGCTGACGCTGACCGTCACCGACTCGCGCGGCGCCACGGCGACCATCCGCATCGACATCACCGTCATCTCCAAGGACGGCGGCACCACGGCCGGCACCGCGGAGGTGTCCGTCACGTTCAACATCTCCCCCGCCGTCACCCGCGTCACCGCGTCCCGCTCTCCCGTGCCCGTGGGCCAGAGCACCACCGTCACCGCGGACGTGACGGACCCGGACGGCGACGCGCTGACCTACCAGTGGGCCGCGTCCTGCGCGGGCACCTGGACGGATGACACCTCCAACATCGCCTCCTTCACCCCGACCGCCGTGCCCGCTGGCGACGCGTGCGGCAACTGCGCGCTCACCGTCACCGTGAAGGACCCGAAGGGCGGACAGACGCAGGGCACCCTGCGCATCTGCGTGGGCGACGGCGCGAGCGCCAACGTTCCCCCGCGCATCGTCCTCGCGCACCAGAGCAGCGCGTCCGTGGTGGGCGACAACACCGTGACGTTCCGCGTCCTCGCCGAGGACGGCAACGGTGGCGCCCTCACCTTCAACTGGGCCTCGAGCACCGGCACGCTGGCGACGCCCGTGTCGGGCTTCACCTCCAGCGAGGTCTCCTGGAAGGCCCCCACCTGCGCGCCCACGGGCGGGAACGCGACCGTCACCGCCACCGTCACCAACGCGCAGGGCTTCTCCGCGTCCCAGGCCTTCACCGTGGCGGTGCAGAACGCCCCCGCGTGCACGCCGCCCACGACCGTGGCGCGCTGGGACCTCACGGCCAGCCTGACGCAGCGCCGCTTCGGCGCGAGCCTCATCACCCTGCCCTCCGGGAAGATCCTCGTCTTCGGCGGGACGGTGAGCTCCAACCCCATCCTGGGCACCGCGGAGCTCTACGATCCCGCGACGGCCACCTGGTCCTCCGCCGGCACGATGGGCACCTCCCACTACAACCCCGCCGTGACGCTGCTGCCCTCCGGCAAGGTCATGGTCACGGGCGGCTTCGCGTCGTACCCGGCCACCACCCCGCTGCGCGCCGTGGAGTTCTACGACCCCGCCACCAACACCTGGACGGCCGGCCCTCAGATGGCCTATGCGCGAGGAGCCCACACCACGACCCTGCTGCCCTCCGGCAAGGTCCTGGCCGTCGGCGGCGTCAATTCCGGCGACAGCGTCAGCAACCGCGTCGTGGAGCTCTACGACCCCGCCACGAACAACTGGGTACCGGTCGCGAGCCCGACTCACCCCCGGTCGAGCCACCGCGCGGTGCTGCTGCCCTCGGGAAAGGTGCTCGTCGTGGGCGGTAGCTTGCCGGCGGAGATCTACGATCCGTCCAACAACACCTGGAGCATCGCCACCGGCCTGACGACGCGGACCTTCACGGATGCCTTCCTCCAGCCGTCTGGCAAGGTCGTCCTGGTAGACGGGACGCTGGTCGCGACGTACGACCCGGTGCTCAACGTCCAGGCCACGCTGGGACACTTCACCTACGAGCGCGCCAACTCCTCCCTGGTCCAGCTGAACTCCGGCAAGCTGCTGCTCGCGGGCGGCAATTCCACGTTGGGCCTGACGACGGAGGTCTTCGACCTGGCGACGGGCACTTCCGCGTTCTCCACCAGCATGGCGTCCAACCGCTACTCCATGGCCGCCACCGTGCTGCCCAACGGCAAGGTGCTCTTCATCGGGGGCTATGACCGGGACACCCCCGGGAGCGTCAGCGCCGTGCTCGTCTACACGCCCGCGAGCCCCTGA
- a CDS encoding SDR family oxidoreductase gives MSNLQGKTLFITGASRGIGKAIALRAARDGANIVIAAKTTDPHPKLPGTIYTAAKEIEEAGGKALPCVVDIRDEAQIHAAVAKAVETFGGIDILVNNASAISLTGTLDTPLKRFDLMHGINTRGTFACSQACIPYLKKSSNPHILNNSPPLNMEPRWFGPHVAYTIAKYGMSLCALGMAEELKDDGIAVNTLWPRTVIATAAVQNLLGGDDTIKGSRTPEIMADAAYTILTKPSRSFTGNFCIDDEVLRAAGITDLDKYQSVPGAELLPDFFL, from the coding sequence ATGTCCAACCTCCAAGGCAAGACCCTCTTCATCACCGGCGCCAGCCGCGGCATCGGCAAGGCCATCGCGCTGCGCGCGGCCCGTGACGGCGCCAACATCGTCATCGCCGCGAAAACCACGGACCCGCACCCCAAGCTGCCCGGCACCATCTACACGGCGGCGAAGGAGATTGAAGAGGCCGGCGGCAAGGCGCTCCCCTGCGTGGTGGACATCCGCGACGAGGCGCAGATCCACGCCGCCGTCGCCAAGGCCGTGGAGACCTTCGGCGGCATCGACATCCTGGTGAACAACGCCAGCGCCATCAGCCTCACCGGCACGCTGGACACGCCGCTCAAGCGCTTCGACCTGATGCACGGCATCAACACGCGCGGCACCTTCGCGTGCTCGCAGGCGTGCATCCCGTACCTCAAGAAGTCCTCCAACCCGCACATCCTCAACAACTCGCCGCCGCTCAACATGGAGCCGCGCTGGTTCGGCCCGCACGTGGCCTACACCATCGCCAAGTACGGCATGAGCCTGTGCGCGCTGGGCATGGCGGAGGAGCTCAAGGACGACGGCATCGCCGTCAATACGCTGTGGCCCCGCACCGTCATCGCCACCGCCGCCGTGCAGAACCTGCTGGGCGGTGACGACACCATCAAGGGCAGCCGCACGCCGGAGATCATGGCGGACGCCGCGTACACCATCCTCACCAAGCCCAGCCGCTCCTTCACCGGCAACTTCTGCATCGACGATGAAGTGCTGCGCGCCGCCGGCATCACCGACCTGGACAAGTACCAGTCCGTCCCCGGCGCGGAGCTGCTGCCCGACTTCTTCCTCTAG
- a CDS encoding LysR family transcriptional regulator has product MPPRKLQRHLVWLESFTAAVEAGSIDAAAEHLGVARSVVSEHIRALEEALADGAALLERGPGRRLQLSARGERLYAGTQTPLHQLDVKRLMDLARVEPTLRLGLNPTLSMSLLGGIAQDAAATDLKLVVGFGGSHELMRQVQTRQQDLVLDFTPLPPHEGVDTESLLRMSFVVIAGPDSALARAHPSRRSLDVKDLQGQRFVDWLRDDPYGGANSARFAEHGVSVTEVGRVESFLHLYELLRAYKACTIAPDVRPTQPFPPDLHVWPLREQEPQVVEVVALWPSGGLSPAVQAILDGVRRRLNKRR; this is encoded by the coding sequence ATGCCCCCGCGCAAGCTCCAGCGACACCTGGTCTGGCTCGAGTCCTTCACCGCCGCCGTGGAGGCCGGCAGCATCGACGCCGCCGCGGAGCACCTGGGCGTCGCCCGCTCCGTCGTGAGCGAGCACATCCGCGCCCTGGAGGAAGCGCTCGCGGATGGCGCCGCCCTGCTGGAGCGGGGGCCGGGCCGGCGCCTGCAACTGTCCGCGCGCGGCGAGCGCCTCTACGCGGGCACCCAGACGCCGCTGCACCAGCTGGACGTGAAGCGGCTGATGGACCTGGCCCGCGTGGAGCCCACCCTGCGCCTGGGCCTCAACCCCACGCTGTCCATGTCGCTGCTGGGCGGCATCGCGCAGGACGCCGCCGCCACCGACCTCAAGCTGGTGGTGGGCTTCGGTGGCTCGCACGAGCTCATGCGGCAGGTGCAGACGCGGCAGCAGGACCTGGTGCTCGACTTCACCCCCCTGCCCCCGCACGAGGGCGTGGACACCGAGTCCCTGCTGCGCATGTCCTTCGTCGTCATCGCGGGGCCCGACTCCGCGCTCGCCCGGGCGCACCCCTCCCGCCGCTCGCTGGACGTGAAGGACCTCCAGGGCCAGCGCTTCGTGGACTGGCTGAGGGACGACCCCTACGGCGGCGCCAACAGCGCGCGCTTCGCCGAACACGGCGTGTCCGTCACCGAGGTCGGCCGCGTGGAGAGCTTCCTCCACCTCTACGAGCTGCTGCGCGCCTACAAGGCCTGCACCATCGCCCCCGACGTGCGCCCCACCCAGCCGTTCCCGCCCGACCTGCACGTCTGGCCCCTGCGCGAGCAGGAGCCCCAGGTCGTGGAGGTGGTGGCGCTGTGGCCCTCCGGCGGCCTCAGCCCCGCGGTCCAGGCCATCCTTGACGGGGTGCGTCGCCGCCTGAACAAACGGCGATAA